From the Ilumatobacteraceae bacterium genome, the window GCGACGGAGACGGTACCGAAGCCGGCGCCGCCGTCGGGGATGACGCCGCCCAGCGGCAGCGTGTCATACACGTTGAGCTGGCTGGGGCTGCCGTTGTACAGCTCGATCGTCCAGCCGCTGAGGTCGGTGCAGGTCGGACCGAAGACCTCGATCGCCTCACCCTCGTCGCCGCCGCCGTTGTCGTAGTGCAGTTCGCTGATGAAGACGGCGTCGTCCGGCGAACTCACCGCCGACGCCGTTCCGACCGGGATCGCCCCGATGAGTCCGAGGATGGAAGCTGCGCCCACCCATGTTCGAAGCCGCTGGCCCATGTTCAACACTCCTTGTCGATCCGCCGCTGGTTGTCGCTGTCGGCACGTCCCCAACGTGATGGCATCGCCACCGGCCGCAACACCTGGCACCGTAGTGCACCCACGGCGCGGTGCCCAGGGGGTCCACCGAAGCACCATCGGATGTTCACATGCCGTTGACCGATCATCACCCGGACAGGTGCCGGACGGCCCGGAGCCGCCGCTCGAGGTGCCGTCGCTCCGTGTCGGACGAGACCGTGGCGAGTGCGTCCTCGAACGCCGTGGAGGCCTGTTCGTGCCGACCCGACCGGGTGAGGAACTCGCCCCGTGCCGCCGACAGCAGATGCGGCTGAGGGAAGCGTGACGGGTCGGCGACGATCTCATCGATCGCGGCGAGTCCTGCCTCGGGGCCGTTGGCGAAGCCGACGGCCACCGCTCGGTTGAGGGCGATGACCGGGCTGGCGTCGATCCCGACCAGGAGGTCGTACAGGGCGACGATCTGCGCCCAGTCGGTGTCGGCGAACGTCGAGGCCTCGCTGTGCAGGGCTGCGATCGCCGCCTGGAGTTGGTACGGCCCGATCGAGCGCCGTCGCATCGCCGCTTCGAGGATTCGTCCCGCCTCGCCGATCGCGGCCCGGTCCCAACGGCCACGGTCCTGGTCCTCCAGCAACACCAGATCGCCGACCTCGTCGAAGCGTGCGTGGGCCCGTGCGTGCTGCGCCAGCATCAGCGCGAGCAGGCCACCCGCCTCGGGCTCGTCGGGCATCAGGTCGACGAGGGCACGTCCCAGACGGATCGCCTCGTCGGCGAGGTCGACCCGGACCGGTTGATCGGTGCGCCTCGACAGGTACGCCTCGTTGAACACGAGGTAGATGACGCGGAGCACCCCCGCCAGCCGTCCGGGCAGCTCGTGGCCGACCGGGACCCGGTACGGGATCCCGGCGCGCTTGATCTTCGCCTTGGCGCGGACGATTCGTTGGGCCATCGTCGGCGTCGGGACCCCGAACGCCTGCGCGATCTCGTCGGTGCCGAGCCACGTGACGCTGCGGAGGGTCAGGGCGATCCGTGACTCGAGGTCGAGGTCCGGATGGCAGCAGGTGAACAGCAGCCGAAGGCGGTCGTCGTCCACGCCGCTGTGCCAGCGCTCGGCCCGCCGGTCGAGTTCGTCGAGCTCGCGCCGCTCGAGCTCTCGATGTGCGGACTGCTGACGTTCGCTGCGGCTCCGTTCGCGTCGGATCGTGTCGAGTGCCTTGCGCGACGCGACGGTGAACACCCAGCCCGGTGGGTTGTCCGGCCAGCCGTCGGCTGGCCACGACTCGGCAGCGGCGAGCCATGCGTCCTGCAGCGCCTCCTCGGCCAGTTGGAAGTCGCGGTACTGGCCGATCAGCGACGCGAGGATGCGGCCCGAGTGCTCTCGGACCACACCCTCGAAGCGACGCCGCTCGGCGTCGGGCGAGTTCAGCCGCCCGCTCCCGGGATCACCATCAGCGGGCGGACCTCGGTGCGGCCGTACTTCGCCGAGGGCAACTCGGCACCGAGTTGCTGCGCCCGCTCGAGTGAGTCGACGTCGACGATGTAGTAGCCGCCGAGAATCTCCTTCGTCTCGGCGAACGGCCCGTCGGTGACGACGGTCTCGCCGCCGCGGACGGTCACGGTGGTCGCCGTCTCGATGCCCTGGAGCGGGTCACCGGCCACCAGCTCGCCGCTGTCGACGATGCGCTGGGTGAAGGCGAACCATTCGCCCATCGCCGCCTCTTGCTCGGCTTCGGTGCCGACGCCCTCGGCGCCCGGCTCGCTGTAGATCAGCAGCATGTACTTCATTGGTTCCTCCTGTGTGTCATAAGTGGTACGGAGTGGAGACGAACCACATCCGGCGTTCTCGACAGCCGGCCGTAACTTTCTCGATTTCCTACGGGGAGGGGGGTGCGGCGTTGCGGCGGCGACGTTCGGCCATGCCGCCGAGCGCCTCGAACACCATGCGGTGCGCTGCATTGACCGTGAGGTCACTGACGTCGTAGGCGGGAGCGACTTCGACGACGTCCATGCCGACCACCTCGTGGTCGAGGGCCAGCTGGCGGACCATGCGCAGCAAGTCGACCGTGGTGATGCCACCCGGCTCCGGCGTGCCGGTGCCGGGAGCGAAGGCCGGATCGAGACTGTCGACGTCGAGCGAGATGTAGAGCTTGTCGGCCTGACCGAGAGCCTCGCCGATCGCGTCGGCCATCACGGCCTTGAAGCCGCGTTCCCAGATCTCCTGCATGGTGTGCCAGACCATGCCCTGCTCCTTCATCCACGCAAAGGTGTCGGCGGGTGGCCAGTACCCGCGCAGGCCGA encodes:
- a CDS encoding DUF6596 domain-containing protein — encoded protein: MVREHSGRILASLIGQYRDFQLAEEALQDAWLAAAESWPADGWPDNPPGWVFTVASRKALDTIRRERSRSERQQSAHRELERRELDELDRRAERWHSGVDDDRLRLLFTCCHPDLDLESRIALTLRSVTWLGTDEIAQAFGVPTPTMAQRIVRAKAKIKRAGIPYRVPVGHELPGRLAGVLRVIYLVFNEAYLSRRTDQPVRVDLADEAIRLGRALVDLMPDEPEAGGLLALMLAQHARAHARFDEVGDLVLLEDQDRGRWDRAAIGEAGRILEAAMRRRSIGPYQLQAAIAALHSEASTFADTDWAQIVALYDLLVGIDASPVIALNRAVAVGFANGPEAGLAAIDEIVADPSRFPQPHLLSAARGEFLTRSGRHEQASTAFEDALATVSSDTERRHLERRLRAVRHLSG
- a CDS encoding YciI family protein translates to MKYMLLIYSEPGAEGVGTEAEQEAAMGEWFAFTQRIVDSGELVAGDPLQGIETATTVTVRGGETVVTDGPFAETKEILGGYYIVDVDSLERAQQLGAELPSAKYGRTEVRPLMVIPGAGG